Within Emys orbicularis isolate rEmyOrb1 chromosome 16, rEmyOrb1.hap1, whole genome shotgun sequence, the genomic segment GGCCCATGCTGTGTGGCTAAATGAGGTCCTTGTACCCTCCACCCTTCCTCCTTTCATCATGGCCATTCTATAATCCCATTCTGGCCATGTCCATGAGTAAACTCTGCTGACACGCTGGCTGTGCTTCTGACTGAACATCCTTTTCCCCTTCTGTTACAGGACGACATGCACAGGGTCATTGACCAGCAGCTGATGGACAAACATCTGAAGGAATGGAGCCAGCCTGCTTATTCCTTCTCCAATGGCTACAGAGCAAAGCGGTCTGCAAGACCCTCCCCCGTGTTCAGGCCGGAGCAGCAGGGGGATGAGCCCATTGGGGCAGAAAGGAACcgtctcttttcctttttcaagAAAAATTAATGTGAAAGGAGAAATCTTTCCAATTATTCCTGCTTAGAGCTGGGAAGCTGGGGGCAACTGTCCAGCTTCCTAATGGACCTGAATCTGATCCAAAAGGAAAAACACAAAGGGTGACGGAATTAACCCTTGAGACTGCACTATTTACAATCCACCTGGTCTGAACAAAAAGTTTACATGAACTGGAGATTTGCAGTTTGACAATGTGATACCAACTGAGAGCAACTTTTCTTATTCCTTAAGCAAAGTGATAAACTTCAGGGCACATTTTAGGCGCTTTGACACAGGCCACTCAGTTTCTGCTGTGAAGAATAATCCAATTGTCTTAAACTCATTCTCTCATGCTGGAGAAGGAAATAAGCAACCCCAGGACAAGGCAATACAGGGGACTGACTACTAGTGTCACAGTAAGAGTAGGGGAAAGTTGTGGCCTTCGTACAACCTCCAGTCCTGGCAGCTGGGCTGTCCTGCAGATTACACAGGCTAGTTGCACAGGTCCTGGGAACGTAACATGTTTACATGGCTGTAGcttactcgggggggggggggggggggggaagtccttaTTGTCCTCTGCTTACGCCTGGAAGTCTTTGTTCCCCCTGGTGCTCTCCATAGCTACTCATACCGCATCAGGAATCCAGATCCCTTCCAGCTCAGTACAGTTATAAATCTGCTAATGCTAGGAGGTGAATCTAGGTCCCCGTTGGTCAGTTTCAGACCCCGGAATATTGAGGATTTGATCCTCGGGGAGCCTGAGCACGACAACTCAACTTGCAGGGAATGGGAGTTGTGAATGTTCAGTGCTCCTCAGGTACCGACTCTTCCCTTCGCCTAGCTGTGGAAGTTCAGTGTAGCTCAGCCTTAGGGCCAAAGGCCTTGTGCATCTTCCTCGTGAAATCAATAGCCAAAAATCTGAGTCGCTTCAATGGGACTAAGGACTGGGCTCCAATGACCTGCCATCTCAAAGTCCTGAGCACCTAAAACGGATGGATTTGAATAGAAATGGGTTGTTGTgtgtctgaaaatcaggtcctaggtgtaGCTCTTCCACTGCTCAGCATTGCTGCAGTAGCTTTAGTTATAGGGCTGATCTTCAGGGCCAACCCATAGCTCCTGTGTATACGTTTTCTGCTACTCAGGCCTTGATGGTAGAAGGTCGGATCCCCTTATGCTCAGTGTGGTTGTAGACCCCTCCCCTTGTGGTTAGGCGGCTTTGATCAACCTGGGGTGAGGAGTATGGACATGCTGCTGCTCTACATATACGCACACACTTTGGTGCTAGAAGTCCTGCAGTACGTATGAGATTATTAGTAGGGTTGGTACCTTCTGCAGGCCATATTACTACCACTTAGAGCTCTTCCTTTAAAACTACTTTACCACCAATAAAATAAGCATTTCCCCTTTAGAGAAAGCGGACGCTGGCATGTTTAAGCAACAGCCTGTTCTAGAAGGGTTTTATGCTGCTGTCACCTTTTCATTTCCCAACTGCCATTCTCCTACAGTCCTCTCCAAGCTGCATACCCAGCACATGTGTGGGTGAGGAGGGGAAACCTATAGCCATGATGTAGTGTATATATGCCATCCTAAGGAAAGGGGCTTAAGTTATGCAATGAAGATGCAGTGATAAGAAAGGTGCCTTTTGTTGCATGTtcgctgggaggggagagtggaCGTGAGTCACAGCTGTGTAGGCCAGTGATTGAAATTCACAAGTCTCTTCATTTAAGGAAGAAGCTAGTCCTTCCTTAATCtctttgcaatatttttttcaggGGGAAGTTTGATAGCGGTTGGGAAAGGAAAGCAAGCGTATTTCGAGCTGACGGTTGGGATATAGTTCTCTTGGACTTAAAGTGCAACTCCATCTGGGCATGGGAGCTATTCGGCCCAGAAAATGGGCAGAACAGAGCTTATGAACCAGGGACCAGGTCAGAGGAAACTGTCCTTATGCTGAGCTGCTGTTGCTCAACTGCAACAAAACTACCTTAACACCAGATACATAAAGCAGTGTCTCAGGACAATCTCTCAGCAAGACGTTCCCAAAATGTCACGTAGTTAATGCTGTGCTTTAAGTGTCCTAAATGTTCCGTCGTCCCTTAAACCAGTGGTGGGAAACCTGCGGCCTGTGGGCGgtctgtcagggtaatccgctggcggtccgcgagacagtttggttacattgaccgtctgcaggcacggccgcccgcaactcccagtggctgcggtttgccgttcccgacCAACGGgcactgtgggaagcagcagccagcacgtccctgcagcccgcaacatttcccacagctcccattggccaggaacagcaaaccacggccactgggagctgcgggcggccgtgcctgcggacagtcaatgtaaccAAACAGTCTCGCGGCCCGCGAGCAGATCACCCTGACctacaggccacaggttgcccaccactgccttaaacTGTCATTGAGCACTCACCATCAAAGACAGCACAGCTGATAGTGGATTAATTCCAGGCTCCTTTCACTGCCTATGAGGGGTTCAACatgccagcaccccctcccccgccccccagggcagCTGACACTTACAAACCTATTGAAAAAGGTCACTGGGAGGGAGAACGCTAACTGGAGGAAGCACAGTAGCCCAGCAGAGTAGATTCCGTATTCCAGGCAAGCATCAGCATACAGGGATTCTACTACTGCACAGGAGTTGGATCTGCAGCAGTCAACGCCAGTACAAAATATTTTCACCCGTCAGTACTTAAGGGGTAGTTCCAGGCAATATGGCAGGGATGAGACTTGCACCTTGTACAACAGTTGCACAGCTAAAGGATGGAGGCTGCACATTTCACACAACTGCACGACAGTTACAAAGCAATCTCACTGCCGCTGTGGGAAAACAAGCAAATTTTTTTGCTAGCTAAGGGGAAGCTCCCTTTAGCAAAGTCTACAGCTGGGACCTACTGTTATATATGAGATTCGAGCATAGtacagaaaataaatacaaataaatgtagATGCAAGTCAAGTCACTAGCACTTTACTATCTTAACACACACTTAGATCAGCAAGGTACCATTAAACAAGAAAATGAGATCAGTTTAAGAAAAGAAACTGAGGAGTGAAGTCTATGGCACAATTTGTGCAGAGCAGCAATAAAGGGGGCTTACAGGCAACAGTGCATGCACAAGGACTTCAGGTGATGTGTGTAGGCCTTACCCTATCTAGGATTGATGGTGGATTCTGGACATAGAGCAAACCCTCTTTACCATTCCTACTTCAACCACTGCAAAGCAAATTGTTTTAACCAAAAGCTTAGAGGTACAAGGGACGTGCCTGGGTAAGACAGTGAAGTGACAGTCCCCGTAGACTGAAAGTGAAAAAGCACACAGCAGGGACAAACAGAAAGAATGTATCTAGAGATATGTACATACCACAGTGCTGTAATTTTTGTACGTAGAAGTAATGTAAATAAGTGTATGGTTTTTATAAGATACGTATTATATAAATCTATAAaggcatatttttagtaaaaacaaTGCTCCACAGCTTCttttgtaaatagttctcttcaGAATAAAATGGATCATTTCTACGGTACTGTCTCTGGGCTTTGATCCCTGATTATTCTGCGAACCTAGACAGCCACCTCACCCTGACTGCATACTCGGTACCTCTCACAATCTCAAGCAATTGAGCCATGTGCACGCTTCCAGGTGAATAGGGCAGAGAAGCAGTGGTAACCCATCTATTTGGAGTATTCACACCTTCAGCTGCCTGGGAACCTAAGGGAAGGTcaacacttaaaacgctgcattggTGCAGTTGCAGTGCTTAAGACGCTCCTAccctgatgggagagcttctcctatcaGCACAGTTAATCCACTTCCTCGAGAAGCTCTCTCGTCAATGTAACACTGTCTACACGGGGAGAAACTAAATACCGAGGGCAGCAAGTACAGCCATGGCCATGAGTCACTAcgggaggcggggggagaggggaaatgggggggggggggacagtaaCTGGAGGTAGACCCACAATGTAAAaaattgcagtgggggtggggagggaaatcagcctcttattttattaattaatatttgtccTCTCCTGCCTCTAACAAAGAGCTCCAAACTCTGCTGGAGTCTCCAGCTCTACCCTGTGTAATTGCAAATGAAGTCTTCAAAGCTTTACCTTGGGACAGGAATGAAGGAATAAAGCGCAAATCACCAATTTTCAACCCATAAAGGAAGATTTAATACACAGCTCCACTAAACAGAGTGAAAGATCCCAGGGCAGCAAGATGACTGAAGGCAGCCGTTGCCCCttgccaaacacccccccccccccccgaaaagcaGCACATATAACAAGAGGATGGAGGCAAGCCGGGGGAGAACCCAGCTCCAGATGCTGGACAGCAGAGGAAACAGACCTTCAAAAGGAAGATTTGGCAGCTTGTAacctttatttttagttttttaaaattatttaaaaagcatAATTAGAAACTGTCAATACAGAAATAATCCTAGCAAACCAGTTAGACATCCCATCGCTTAACATTAGGAAACTTCACATCAGCACCACTAGAGACGcagtccccatcccccaccctcttTCAGTTTAATACTTTTAGTGGCAGCAGCAGGTAGACAGCTGCTCCTCTACGGCCAGTAGAGGCAGCACTAAAAAAACAACAtcccacttcaagccaggaaaTTGGACTGCTGGATTGGCAAAGCTCACACCTGTGGCCACAAATACCTGGACTCACTGAGAACTAACCTTTCCACATCAAAGCACTCCAGATCAGGTGCACCATTTCCTCACTTTATTGCATCAGTTCCAACAAATTCAGTTTTCCCCTTTACTTTTGCCTATACCCCTACCTAGATCTACAAACTCTTCAGCACACGAGCCCCATCAATGTAATTCAAGTCGAGCCCACAGAGCAGGAACTGTGGCACAAGCCAGCTCCATTTCAATAGGAAGGATAGAGGTTGACAGAGCTCCTTCCTGGTACATATGCTATATTCCACATTGGAAGCACATCTGGTGGATGCCTGGTGTAatttctgctgccacctgcagaAGCAACCAATGCACGTCTTGGCATTCATGCAGTGCTCACTCTAGCAGTATCACCCCACTATCCCCAGCTCATTTTTACTCTTGGGTTACCATTGAAACATGGACAGATATGTGCAGAAGAGAGATGGGGGATGGGAAAAGGCAGCTGCTATACACTCCCAACACTTGCACTGGTTAAAAACCTGTCACACATTCATGGtttgcatgaaaaaaaaaaatctttaaagtcAGACTGATCTGTGATGTGATTGTATGATCAGGGCTTTTACCACAAACCATAAGAATCTAAAAAGGCCGGCAAAATAAATATGTGATTTCAATTTAGCCTTTCCTGGGTGTGATTGGAATGATTCCAAGCTCACGGATGTCAGTGGGACATGCCCTACCAAACCTAAGGCCAGTGATTCCGGAGGACCATGTGCTGACACCCAAGTGCTGTGTCATCTTCAGGGTCAAGTATGAAGCCAGAAGCCaaaacccccacccctttccagtCAGTATTTCAAGAGAATTTCTTTTTTACTTAGCGAATCAGTTGACGAACACGTTACTCAGCAGCCCAAAGACATCCTGCTCCTGCTACGACAGTCTCAGTCTCTGAGCATATCTATTCAGGGACTGATGAACTGAGCCCTTATTTTCCCACAAAAGCCAATGAAGGCCAGGGGAATGCTGTTTGTTCAGCATAGTGAGACCAGAGTACGTTACCAAAGATAACCCCTACCCACAACCATCACCACATAATGCAAGCAATAGCTTTCCATTTCTTTACATTAGAGAGAGCAGTCCTCCTCTCTGACAGGAGAGTCCTGGGAATGATCCTGCAGCAACTGTTGGATCCAGACACCAACCAAAAGAGCTGGATTCACTTCCACGTGTTCCATCTCTCTCGAAAGCAATGCTTTGCCACCAGCATTCACATCTGAATTCAGATCTACTTGTGGACAGGGCAACATGAGGAGCTTTTTTTGGCAGATTCACACTGTTTTGTTGCTCTCAAGAAGTGTCTGGACCCTCGCCTGGAACAATCAGCAGACCCAGAAGCGGAAGTCACAGGAGtttagtttcattttgttttttttaaaagtttaaatccaaataaatcccATTTTTtgcaggtttgtttttaaatatctcGATACAAACGAAAGAGCACAGGTACAGCTGGGCTGCACCACACAGCAAATGGCAAACCCAAGGCCCTGGCCACAAACCTGGAGCATGGCAAAGTGaaacccagcaccagccactagcCCAGGGCTGGTAAAGTGAaaccccaggctccagcagcaaccCTGGAACCTAGAAAAATGAAGCTGAAGCCCCAGTAACAGTCTGGAACTCAAAGTGAAGCCAAAGACCCCAGGGGCAccagttgccagcctggagcccaaACAAAATGAAGCCCAAGGCCCCAGCAGCAGTCGCTGCCAGCCTGGAGCCTACTCGAGTTAAGAACTTTGTATTCTATCTTTAAAAAGATAACTGCAGTTCATGATTGGTTGACATTAAGAAGGCATAAGCCAAAGTGACAAGAGGGAGGTGCGGATGGTTAAAGCAATATACATTATGTACAAACGCTTGGGTTAATCAGTCCACTTGGTAGGCAACGTCCTTTCTTGTCTACAAGGCGCACTGGAAtgagcaggggaggagagaaggggcaAGAGTCCATCCGATACTTTCTTGGCACTAACATGGTAAGGTGCCAGCGCCTCTTGATAGAAAACATGGAGAAAATCTTTAAATAACGGCACAAAACTGAGAAAGTCCTCCCAAAGCCTGCCCCAGTGAAGTAGCCCAAGTCTAGGAGGGGCTGATCTGTCAGAGCAGAGTCTCTGCAATAGGGAAATGGCATTAGCAGCACCGCTTCTTCCTTTTACTGTTCTTAGTTAGCTTCACCACGTCATTCTGTTGTTGCTGTTGCTGCTTTGCtaagttttctttctttgctcGCAGAACCAGCTCTGTAATGCAATTAAACATCTGCAAGAGAAACACAATCAAGTTCAGACCATCTGGGAGTGCAGGCTGGCTGCTGAGAGGGTACCCCCCAGAAAAGTAGATGAAACGTCAAAAGCAGCCCATGATGCCACTAAGACCAGCAAGTCAGATTTCAGCATATTCTCTCCCAACCCCTCCAAAGGCCAGTGAATTGGGGTCCAGCAtcctccagccccacatttccctcccccactaAACCCAGTGAGTCAGGGTCTAGCGCAGCAAGTCGGGGTTTGGCATAACCCTCACGTGCCCGCAGCACCACCAAGGCCAATGACTCAGGGTCTAGCATTCCCTGCCACTGAGGCTGGCACTTCCAGTGGAAAAAGAGCTGTTGGGGAAAAGATCTAAAAGGCTGAAGCATTTTTATTAATTTCGCCTCCAGCTTTAACCTTTATTGCACTGAAGAAAAGTCATCTTATCTGCAGTACCTCTCCACCTGACcctgtctctctccttcccactGCAACTGCTCATCTGCAGTTTGCATATACGGAGGCAGAATCAATGCTAATAGCAATGAAAACCCCTCCTACTTTTGTTGGTATGTGGCCTCCTAACAGTAAAATTTGCATCTCCCTTTAACAGATGCAATATTTTGCCATTCCTAGCCTGTTACTTCTGAAAAGTAGCCATATTCCTATTCCCTtcagggcagtggtccccaacgcggtgcctgcgggcgccatggtgcccaccggggcatttatgtgcacccgcctagtgcccagcaggggagagaagccgcggccccgcacctgccggggacagagaactccgggactgcctggggcggcaaaaagccgggagccggccctggccagagccctgccgcttGAGAGCCAGAGCATTGTCCCTTgaagccgagcccgggctgcggcagcgagaggggctcccggagtgtgtgaggagccggggagggagggaagtggggcccgggatgcagggagggaggagggatccTGCTGCCGCTACCACCACTGctctgctctgagtctccccagggcggcgcggcATTTCCCCGcccgagtgggctgtgcagggagcGCGGATCCCGGCTCGCGCGCTGATGGGGCAAGTGGCTGGGCAGctcgagctgccagggagctgcccccggacccagcccgccgcgcacctcccctgcctcagccccacaCTGCTTGCTCCGGGCCCCCACAGcgccaggggtggggagaggcagagcccagctctgagcgGGGCATCGGGGGATACTGCCCCGCTGGGGGACCCCCGCGGCTCTGGGGGGGTCAGTGTccgtcctctcggctctgcctgcacggggctggggaagcagctgtcagcgcctgcccctctcagcccttgcaccccccatcccgTTCGCAGGCTTCTCATTtgtacctccccccatcgctccttcgCTGCActccttccccttgtactctcccttcacccgcatctctccccttgtaccctcccccagccctctcctcctgcacctccgcccttcccctgcacctctcctgataccccctctcctcctccacgagtacatcacaccccgcttctctgccagtgtagagcccccaagcaccccatacccgctcctctgcctgaaccctctttactagatccccatccctttccgggtacaaggtttgagggttagtccctatgccttccacgtgcatttgggtgtgtgtgtgtgtgggggggccacacttctgaaaacatgaatgtgctactggccacaaaaaggttggggaccactgcttcaGGGTATTACCTCTTCCACATTAATGTTTTCTTTGGCGCTGGTCTCAAACAGTTGGATCCCCATCTGCCCGGCAAATTTATAGGCATCTTCCGTCTCCACCACTTTCCGCTCTGGGTCATCATTCTTATTTCCcactaaaaaggaaaaaaggtcaGTGCTACACGTCCTACGCTGGCCAGGCTGCCATAGCAAAGGCTTCCCagaacaagcagcagcagagtagGAGCTTACCCAGTATCCGGCAGACATCATCGCAGTTTTGGTTAATTTCATGTAACCACCGCTTTACATTCACAAAGGATTCTGCACTGGTGACATCATAGACAACAATGACTCCATGCGTCCCTCTGTAATACCTATGAGGTGGGAAAAGGACACAGATGCTAGTTCAAACTTCAGGCTGCTTGGCCTTATCCTAACACCTTCCTTTGGAATGGGCCTCTAGATCATTTAGATATAAATCTCCAAACCTGAACAAACAAGTCCCCATCCCCCTCGCCCCACTGGGAGTCATTTAATGTGCAACTGTCAGCTCATGCTCTGCCCCTAAACATGCACAGTTCTCTGCTCAGTTGGCTCATATGAACCAGTTTCAGAGCCCCTATATTGATAAACCTCCTACAGGTCCTGCCAGGCTGCCTGGGACCCAAACAAGGAGAAGCATGATCTTCCAGCTGTGGGAGCAGACAGTGGCAATCCATCCTCCACTGCCCATTTCATGTGAATCTTGGTTCCTGCACAAATTAAAGACCGATCAATGGTTGCAGTCAGGAAAGGAATTTTGCAAGCTCCCCTCCATCATTAGGTGCCTCCAGTTCCTCTCTGGCAACGGCACCCACTATTCCAGCCATAGGCCTTCCAGCAAAGAGCGTTAAATCATGCCAAATTGTGCAGTAGTTTTGAGATGTGAAAAATGCTCATTAGGGTCTAACATGTGAACAAGTCTAATTTGTGATCAGCTCTCCAGATATAAACTATTCAGAGATCTGTCTGTTTTGCTATTTAGCCCCCAGTTACTCCTTTTGCATTAAAGTCTCATTCTACTCTGAAAAGCAACTGTGTACTGATGGCACCTTCctactcaacagatctgctccaTATGTGCATTCAGAGTCATATCTGCTACCTTCAGTGATTAAAAATAAGTGAAATGCAGTCAAAGCTAGTTAGTCCTGCAGAACCAACACAGCTAAGAAAAGGAGATGGATTCAGTTTCTTTTTGTGCATCAGAATTGTTCACTATATTCCAATTTGTTTCACCTGTGCaaactctgaaaaaaaa encodes:
- the RAB35 gene encoding ras-related protein Rab-35 yields the protein MARDYDHLFKLLIIGDSGVGKSSLLLRFADNTFSGSYITTIGVDFKIRTVEINGEKVKLQIWDTAGQERFRTITSTYYRGTHGVIVVYDVTSAESFVNVKRWLHEINQNCDDVCRILVGNKNDDPERKVVETEDAYKFAGQMGIQLFETSAKENINVEEMFNCITELVLRAKKENLAKQQQQQQNDVVKLTKNSKRKKRCC